The window CGCGCCTGCCGAAGTTGCCGCCGGGCTGCTCGCGGGGATCCTCGCGGAGCTGGGCGAAGTGACCGGCCGGGTGTTCAGCGAGCACCTGCTGGGCGAGGTCTTCGCCCGTTTCTGCGTCGGCAAGTAGAAGCCATCAGAGAAGATTCAAGATGAAATCGTTCGAGGTGAATGCGTTCGAGGTGATCGTCATCGGCGGCGGCCACGCCGGCATCGAGGCCGCCCTCGCGGCGGCCCGGCTGGGCGCCCGCACCGCGCTGGTGACGCACGATCGCCGCGAGATCGGCCGCATGCCCTGCAACCCCGCGGTCGGCGGGCTGGGCAAGGGCCACCTCGTGCGCGAGATCGACGCGCTCGGCGGGGAGATGGGCCGCGCCATCGACGAGACGGGGATCCAGTTCCGCGTGCTGAACCGCAGCAAGGGGCCGGCGGTGCGCGCGCCGCGGGCCCAGGCCGACAAGCACGCCTACCAGGCGCGCATGGCCGCGGTCGTCGCCGCTCAGGATGGCCTCGTCGTCGTGGAGGGGGATGCGTCCGACCTGCTGGTGGACGCGCCCGCCGGTTCAACATCGTCGGGTCCGGCGCCGGCCCGCCTGCGGGGCGTGGTCCTGTCCGACGGGCGCGAATTGCTCGCCCCGCGCGCGGTCCTGGCGACCGGCACCTTCCTGGGCGGCCTGATGCACGTGGGGGACGAGCGCACCGAGGGTGGTCGCGAGGGCGCCGCGGCGTCCGTGGGCCTCAGCGGCGCCCTGGAGCGCTGCGGCTTCACGCTGCGCCGCCTGAAGACCGGCACGCCGCCGCGCCTGTGGCGCGATTCGCTCGATTTTTCGCGCCTCGAGGTCCAGCCCGGCGACGAGCGCATCGAGCCTTTCTCTTTTATTACCAATGAGTTACAGACTTTTCAGGTCCCCTGTCACCTGACCTGGACCAGCGAGCGCACCCACGCCCTGATCCGCGACAACCTGCACCGGTCCCCCCTGTTCGGCGGCATCATCGAGGGCACGGGACCCCGGTACTGCCCCTCCATCGAGGACAAGGTCGTGCGCTTCGCCGACCGCGAACGCCACCTCGTCTTCCTGGAGCCGGAGGGGCGCGACTCCGCCGAGATCTACGTCAACGGCCTCTCGACGAGCCTGCCGCGCGACGTCCAGGACGCCTTCGTGCGCACCCTGCCCGGGCTGGAGCGAGCTGTGCTAGCAAGGCACGGCTACGCGGTC is drawn from bacterium and contains these coding sequences:
- the mnmG gene encoding tRNA uridine-5-carboxymethylaminomethyl(34) synthesis enzyme MnmG is translated as MKSFEVNAFEVIVIGGGHAGIEAALAAARLGARTALVTHDRREIGRMPCNPAVGGLGKGHLVREIDALGGEMGRAIDETGIQFRVLNRSKGPAVRAPRAQADKHAYQARMAAVVAAQDGLVVVEGDASDLLVDAPAGSTSSGPAPARLRGVVLSDGRELLAPRAVLATGTFLGGLMHVGDERTEGGREGAAASVGLSGALERCGFTLRRLKTGTPPRLWRDSLDFSRLEVQPGDERIEPFSFITNELQTFQVPCHLTWTSERTHALIRDNLHRSPLFGGIIEGTGPRYCPSIEDKVVRFADRERHLVFLEPEGRDSAEIYVNGLSTSLPRDVQDAFVRTLPGLERAVLARHGYAVEYDSAPSWQVRASLESKPVAGLYLAGQILGTSGYEEAAAQGLAAGVNAVRSLDGREPLDLPRGGSYLGVLLDDLTTKDITEPYRMFTSRAERRLALRCDNAAARLLPLATSIGLLPEADLRRLRARVAAAERAGRVLRTLRCRDLVHGGSVAASDLVLQAPGGLDAPPLPA